Within Montipora foliosa isolate CH-2021 chromosome 3, ASM3666993v2, whole genome shotgun sequence, the genomic segment AGATACTtactaaaatccgtgctgcacgtgccgcacgattatttatgctcttttaaccaatgatattattgctttgtggcgttgtcgtagtcgtagccgtcgtcgtatcttaaattccctattatgGGGAGGCGGACTACCCTAGGCTCCCAGATCACGAAAATGCCCCGACGCGCTTTTCGCGCGCAGTTTTTTCGCGATTCACTGTCCCGACTATCTTGGAGTCTGGAACAGACTAGAGGCGCAAAGACTGTTATCGgactttttttccttcttcccAAAGCTCTCGTTTCGCGCTGAGTATCCAGAAAAAGGACTAGTTCGCAGTTATCTAGGCCACCTCCACAAAGCTATTTATAAAATTTCAAGTGACTGATGACTGAACTTTTCGTTGGTGATGTCATCCTATTGAAAGAGCAATGCACCTGGCGAGCCGTCGGTGATGAGGCAATCAGCAACTTGAGTACCGTACCGTTTAAGTTGAAGAAAGATAGTTTCGTCAGCCGTGAATTGCAATCCCAGACGACtgagtttcttttttctttttttcattgtcTTCATGCCTGCTCCGTTTGATTTCTTTCGTGGCTTTGATGGGTTCTATAATTGTGCCAATCAGGGTGGAGACACGTGGTTTGGTTAGTTGATTGACAGCCGTTCCCGTGTTCCAGTGTTTCCCCACGGGATTGCGCATGCTCCGTTCAAATTGCACGTGATTGTCATAAGGATATGGCACTTCAGAAACCTGCCGAGAAACAAATGAGATTTATTTTAAAGGCCGAAAAGGGGTACCAGATTGTCGCGCTTTAACTCGCCCTTCTTGACTAAACTAAGAAGGTGTGGCACAATGGCCAGAAAGccaaaaatcaaaatccagCTCTAATCACCACAAACTATATTTACTTTCGCCGAGCGTTGTAGCCAACTAGTTTTCTTCTTCCATTCGGATTCATACACCCGTCTGCGATCATTAAAATAACACTGTCTGTAAAAAGAGCTTCTATTACGTCTCCGCTTCGAAGAATTGTGATAATTATGACGATGGGCCAATTTGTTGCGCCTCTCAACACTTTGATGGCTcgtaacatctcacatacctgAGTTTTGGAAAACAACTTGCTTTTCTCCTCATTGATTATGACATGTGACAAGTCTTTGTCCTTTCGGGGTGGAGCCGGATCTGCTTTCTTTATGaaccttttcttttttgccTCTGAAGGCTTAATGCCAGCTCCTGCCCAGGAACCCCACCCTGGGAGACTCAGATCGACGTCCTTTGGCTCGGACGCTTTCACAATATCACTCTTCTCTTGTACAAATTCCTCCACCACATCGTCATTAGCGAATGCCTGTTGAATATCTATCCGCTTCTGTTGGACAGTATCTTCATTCTCCTCGGAAGCATTTCCTTGATCTTCGATTCGAAATATTTTCTTTGGATCCACGCGAATGTCATTCGGCGTGCATCTTTCAGTTTCCACAAAATTCTTATTTCCTTTATGAGAGCGATCTGCTTTGTTTCCGCATTCATCGACATCTTTCACATCATTGTCCACCGTCTTCTCAGTTGAAACATTGCTTTCAAGCACTAGTTTTTCCGTTTTACCCTTTGATTTATCACTCGTGTTTCTCTTCCTAaactttttgccttttttgtttttcttcaacgAAATACCTTCCTTGTCACTGGAACACGCATCGGCATTATCGTTATTATCAGAGCTCTTTTCAGCGCTGCCACCTCCAAACTTATCAGTTTTGTTGACTTTACTTGTCTTCTTTGCGTTCTCTCTTGCGTTCGGTAAAACGATTTCTGATTTcctcttttttcccttttttgctCCAACGCTGTCCGGCTCGCCGCCGGACTTTTTCTTTCTGCTCTCCGCTGATTTCACTAATTTGACCTCAAACTCATCCTCGCTCTCCatttcttcatcatcatctgcAGAACCTTCGTCGTCATTTAAGTTCGCTTCTTcggttctgattggttgaagtctATGAAGCTTCGTTGATGAATCTGAGAAATAAACACATCCTttggcagtgaaaaaaaaagacaatcttGAAGCTGTTTTTGAGTAGAGTGTTGTTACTCAGACAAATCAAAACAAGCGCAAACATCGTAATACTCAATCCGAATTCGAAAAGATTCCCTTCAACTGGCTCATGGGCGCCGGAGAATGGGCGAGTACTGGTTTCGCACTGGCTCTTTCATTGTTAAGCCAATCACTGAGCGTTGCAGTTCAGCAATCGCGTAATTAGTTTGAAAACCGACCTTTCGTAATATACCCTATTGGCCTTTTTAAAACGTCAAAGAAATAGCATCCCTTTAAGGTAATTTGACAACACCATCCTTGCCCACTTCATTTACTTGAATTCGATTAACGAAAGACCGACCTAGAAGTATAAGGTTTTATTAACTGAGTCAAAAACGAAGATGGAACTGGCGACTTTCAAAGATCACTTCAAGATATCTTTCTTGGTTATATAACAATACTACGCTTACTTATTGGCAAAAGTAGCAACTGGTATGGCACAGCAGAAAGGGCACGAACCTTTTATTACCTGTCTCAGGTTGGTTTCCTCGACAACGCAGCATATGGGAGTTTAGTTTTGTTTCTcgccttaaagtggtactatgatcaaaaaatcatttcctttttttcttctgattttgaaagcgtgttcgcttaacacctaactggcaaaattttgagctttgagttttatccaaaggctgtttattttgagtgtaagttttggatttcatggtccgccattactcacgttcaaaactggccgattggacctcagagggttggatctaaagaaaatgacgtcatttactcactagcttaaaatttcagcgtataaacgcaatttattacatatgcaaaacacgggttgaaaagtctgaaagcccgaaactcccgtgctgcatattaattaggccgcgtacacacgcattgcattcttaaactcaAGATtgtaaagttagtaatggcggaccaataaataagaaaattccagctaaaataaacaggtgtctttttaaaatcagaacttaaaacttgggtgagttagtgtttagttaacatagttttgaaatccaaaggaaaaacaaaatttttttttggtcgtagtaccactttaagtttgCCCCGACATATTTTTTTCTCGTTTAATCCGGTTGATTTATATTTCTGGTCTTCTCTTTTTGTGCTTCGTATTCCCTATTCGTGCCCTCGCGCTGAAAGCCACAAAATACCGGCTACGTTTATTATAGACATTGCTGCATGTTTCGTAACAACACAGTTGAAAACAATTACCGCACTCCATACCATCTGCAGACGCTTCTGGCGGATGAGGCCTGGCGCCTAAAGAGTCCAGTCTCCACGGATTATCTTCTGAGGTTAAGAGATTACCATAGGCTTCCTCTACATCTTCAAGGTCCTTTTCTATCTCTTCCAGTTCGGCAGCTGTCACCTCCGTACTCTCTTCTTCACTTTCTGATTCTATAGCGTCCTTTTCTGTCAATGTGCGGCTGATACGAAGTTGCTCCTGTAGCAATTTCTTGGCCTGCGCCATGTAAATGAAACATTTGCTTTAGTCATTTCCATGCATTTTGCGAAACTAAgtttgggtggacgtcaatcagATGCCTTCATGACAATAGTCATGTTCACTGGAATTCGTTATGGAAACATctgattgacgtccacccaaatagaccttttcggcttgtacattttgttttcccaatacagatcatgtgataatactcacgaggcttggtcctttgtttggttcattaaaaagagtgcatgcatgCATATTCATGCTttcatgccctcattttaatgaacaaaacaaaagaccaaaccttttgagtattatcacatgatctgtattgggaaaacaaaatgtacaagccgaaaaggtctatttagtttcgaaaaatgaaaaaaaggttGTTGAAGGGCGCGTTTGACTGGTAACCGCTGTAATGAAGACCAAAAGAATGCCATGTTTTCTCTACTTGTAACCTTCTTAGTGTCTCGAGGTAGCTAGTGAAGAGATTACAAATTGAGTGCTATTATGCGCTTTACCCAGTATTAAACTACACACGCCAAAACCACGGTTACCAACTGCGCCCCCTGAAAAGGAAATCATTTTAAGCCATGAAACTTTGCAATAGACCAAATTAACCACtaccaaaaataccataatactctttgtttgtccctccaaaattatGCAGAAGCAgggtttttattttatcttgggacttacaattgtcccaagagaaactggaaataaTACAATAATGCATGCTTATGCAAAGTGTTGCCGGAgagacaagcaaagagtattacatgtatggtatttttgatagtagCCAAATCGGCTAAGTCAAGGGATACAAccttttgttccaggtatttccatatcatttaaatatgtatGAATGATACATTATCacgcaaatacaatacacaaagaatcttaatgccgggagatttgaattgggtacaacattgagttagccgattaggtctatcaCTCAGCCAAGTGAATACAAAAAAATAGCTTCTACTTGCACGGGAAGCTTTGCCTTGTCTTGAAAAAATGCTCAAGGGAACCTCAAGTctaacaaaataaatttgataCAAGAAATAATCTTTACAATGTAACTTGTTCGGAAATTTTCGAAAGAGTAAAGCAAGCACAAGTCCGCcaaggatcaaaatttttcattttccttgtgcttgcgctgatgcgttcgcttgcgttgtgtgaatATGGGACGTAACGCATACACAACGCAAGCTGTGATGTTCGTCCAATGGTCAAGGAAAGCTAATGTAATATCAACTTTAGTATACTTAATTTTGCAAACAAGGGAACATATTTTAAGATTAAAAACGTTCTCCAGTTTTGAAGCTTCTACGAGCTTACACTACATTGTTGCACTTTCTCCGCACGCAGCCCTCATGAACATAAAAATATCCGTACCTCCGCGCTTTTACTTCCTTTTTTCATCAAATATCTGGCCCATTTTGTGGTATTCCTGTGCTTCAGTGAAACGCGTTcctgaaaatgaagaaattggTACAAGAGCAATGAATTCCTCTTTTAATACATTCATCATTCACTGTAACACTTCAACTGAATGAACGGTAACAGTTATTGCTTTCCAAGCGAATAGAGAAGTCTTCGCCAAAACGGGTTTTCAGAAGGAATATGTATAGATTCTTTTACACTTGCAAGCAGTAATAGGGCAGTAAATTATTGCAGAGAATGTTTACAATAATTCCAACTTGTCTGGTATATTTAAtagaatatttttttgtataCTATTAGCTTAGTTAGTCGAGGGGCTTCCGTTGTATGGTGTTAAAATGATCTtcgctttttaaaattttatcacCCGTGGGGAAATTGtataaaaagaaaactcaaCAGACCCACGTTTGAGATTTATCATTCGACTCTGAAAATAGGGGTCGGTTCGTACCTCATTGAACAGGCTTCAGGATTGGTCAAAAGAACAATAGGAAGAACAGAATACGACACtctacagccaatgaaatatagtgttcaacaagaggtacgaacCTACCCGGGtcgggtgggtgggtcgtgtcgtacctcattgaacaggcttcaggattggccaaaagaacaataggaAGAACAGAatacgacactatacagccaatgaaatatagtgttcaacaagaggtaaaAAGCGAGAAATATGACATTGTGACCATATCAGAGACATGGTTAAATACCAGCGTGACCTCAGGGGAAATAAAACTAGACGACTACAAAGTCTTCAGACTAGACCGTTTACACAAACGTGGAGGGGGTGTATGTGCCTACGTCCGTACGGAACTTAAAACGAAAGTTCTGAAAGATTACTCCTATATTTCCGACAGCAATTTTCACCAGCTATGGCTGAGAGTACAACTTAAGAAATTGAAATCGATCGTGGTATGTGTGACGTATAGACCTCAAGATTGCCCACTGAACTGTTTCGAGGATGACCTGAAACCAACCTACCTTCAATCTATCGCCCTCAATAAACCTATCGTTATTCTTGGCGACCTCAACTGTGATGTTTTAAAAGAGAGCCGCCCCGAATTTAAAGCGCTAAATAATTTCGCATCAGAAATGAACCTTCGACAACTCATAAAATCGCCAACAAGGATCACCGCCACTACAGAAACCGCACTAGACGTTATTCTTGTTTCCTCGACCTCTCTCGTGCGTAAAAGCGGCATCATAAATCTTTCAATCAGTGACCACATGGCTGTGTTCGTCGAACTCAAAGTGAAAGCCCCAATTCCTCCTCCATACTATATATCAGTACGTAGTTATAAAAACTATAGCCCGACCATGTTTTCTGGTGATCTGGCAGCAAACTCCACCCGCTTATTGTCCATATTTGACACTACAGATGTGAATGCTCAACTCAATATCTTCAACGACGTCTTGCAATCAACCCTGGACTCCCATGCACCCGTAAGAACAATTAGGGTACGCAACCGCCCCTGTCCTTTCGTTACCAGAGATATTAAACAACTTATGGATAACAGAAACAGCCTCCATCGTCGATTTCTCCAGACACGTGACGCGCCGGATTGGGAAAAATATAAAGCCTCACGAAACACCGTCAAACGGGTTCTTACTGAAGCAGAGAGAAGTTACACCTTCCAAGAGGTACAAGAAAATAAGAATGACCCACGATCCCTCTGGAAAATTATAAATCGTACAATACcatctaaagaaaaagaaagacaggTCTACGCTAAAAACCCAAAAACTGTAGCCGACGAATTCAACGCATTTTTCTCTAAGGTTGGTAGAAATGCCTCCGACGCCGTAGCTCAACTGGCTGAAGAAATCAATATCATCCACCAAGAGCCCCTTTTTGAGCCTGCTCCACCACCTCAATGTGATCTTTTTAATTTCCGGTCGGTGTCAGTTGAAGAAGTGCGTCGCATTATTTCAGCAATGCCTACAAACAAGTCCCCCGGCCCAGACAAGGTTGAAGCTCGGGTATTAAAGGACAGCTTATCTGTGATTCTAGGTCCACTCACAGAAATAATAAATTGTTCCCTTGCGACCTCCACATTCCCTGATGCTTGGAAGGCAGCCGAAGTTATCCCTCTCCTAAAGGAAGGTGATCACAATGTGGCATCCAACAACCGCCCATTATCACTCCTCCCAGTTGCATCAAAGGTGTGCGAACGGATCGTCTTAAATCAACTCTCCGGTTACCTTTCAGACCACAACCGCTTAACCCACCATCAGAATGGAAACAAGAAATTACATTCCACCGAAACTCTTAGTATCTACATCACAGATAACATACTGGAAGCTATGGACAACAAAAAGATTACTGTTTTGATTTTGTTAGATCTCTCAAAAGCATTTGATAGTATAAACCACCAACGATTATTAAAGAAATTAACATCCGTTGGCGCATCACCTGCCACCGTTAAGTGGTTTGAGAGCTATCTGTCACACCGCACCCAAACTCTTCGCATTGGTTCTACCTTGTCTGACCCGTTAACCATCAGTCACGGAGTCCCCCAAGGAGCTATCCTTTCACCATTACTGTTTTGCATCTATACTAACGACCTGCCAAACACGCCTTTAACCTGCGAAATCGAATCCTACGTAGACGACTCGAAAATCCTCAGATCTTTCCACATTCCAGAATCCGAAACAGCAATGCTGGAAATAGAGGAAGATCTCCATAGAGTCGCAATTTGGTGCTGCGAAAACCACCTCCTTATCAAtccagaaaaaacaaaatttctcttgCTCGGCACGCGACAACTTATGAACAGACTACCTGCACAACCATCCCTGTCCTTCCTGGGTAAAACCCTAACTCCTGTGAGCTCAGCCAAAGACTTAGGTTTGACGTTGGATTCTCATCTATCGTATGATGATCACATCTCCAAGCTAGCGTCTTCATGTCTATCCAAGTTAATGCAAATAAACCGTGTAAGACAAAGTTTTGACCAAACCACACTCCTTAAAATCATGTCTACCTTAGTTTtcagcaaaatgttttattgcTCGACCGTGTGGTCGAACACCACcaacaaaaacataacaaaacttCAACTGTTGCAGAACTTTGCCTGTAAAATCGTTACGGGTACCAGGAAATATGACCATGTTTCGCCACTCTTGCGCCAATTAAACTGGAAGCCTGTTCAACAGTGTCTAGACCATCGGGACTTAGTCTTGACATACAAGTGCGTAAAGAACCTTGCCCCCGAATATCTCTGCAAAAAGTTCCAGAAGAGTCCTCACGATCGGGCCACCCGTAATAGAGACTTATTTCAAATTCCGAGGTTCAAAACATCAACGGGCCAACGCACATTTTCATATAGGGCAGTCAAACTGTGGAACAATCTAGACAAAGATGTGAAAGATTCCAAGTCTCTTAattcttttaagaaagctttaaaagctcttttgtagttccatcttgaaatgtcacttttatctttaaacatccttttaataataattttttcatacatttataagacatatatgtatatgtatttaattttgtaaatagttactGAAAAGCCCTATAGGGAGTACCTATCGTttgtcattaaagtcattaaagtcattaaaggTACGAACCTACCCGGGtcgggtgggtgggtcgtgtcgtacctcattgaacaagcttcaggattggccaaaagaacaataggaAGAACAGAatacgacactatacagccaatgaaatatagtgttcaacaagaggtaagAACCTACCCGGGtcgggtgggtgggtcgtgtcgtacctcatCGAAcaggcttcaggattggccaaaagaacaataggaAGAACAGAGTACGAAAAAAGAGTTTCGCGGCTACTGATTCAAACAATTCTAGCCTAGCTTTTCGTCCCTACGCGTACCAGAGCTCTCCGCTGGTCAGCTTTTTCTTGTACTTCAGTGGTGTCTTCGTCATTCTGTTGATCTTCATCGGCAGGCATCTTTGCAGCTGCACGCATTTCAGCTTTTCGTTTCACACGACGATACCTGAGGAATAAGAAGATCAATTTTACATACATGCAATCATACATACTTCAAGACCGCTTCCCATAGGGGCTAAGAAAGTATATTTACAAGAGCAGCCGAGAACTCAACCAGGATCCATTCTTGTGAACTAGTGGACAGAAAATGttttgaacccaggatctccagATCCAGATCTCAAGGCCAGCGCCCTTACCACTGGACTACATTTTATGAAACGCGTTTGCAAATATTCTCATTCCAAACAATTAGTTACACAGATGTTTACTTAGCCGCTAGCAGAGAAAAGCAGGCGAGTTGAACGCAAGGAGTCAAGCGGTGATTGAAGAAAAAGTTGGAAATAAAAAAACCCCTCTTAAACACGAAGgcgcactataaaaggggtcGCTTCACGCAATGCCTTTGCTCTAAGTCATTCAAGCACGACGGATTCATCAagcaagatggtgatcaacaaacagcaataCTGAGGCGGTTCGTTGGTTCATAAAATAATTTATGCGctttatgatacactttaataaccctacttaaagtacataccaacaatggtttgctgggggtacTCAGTCTCGCGGGATAAGGTGGTTGTGGTCAtcgttatttaaggtttttctaaAAGGTATTTCTCGCGCGAGAATAAGGGACtggagatttaaaaaaaagaacgacagataatattttatgacatattacggacacattgttaaaagtggtagaaacaaaagttaaaatGCACAAGGTTTCTCTTAAAGGAAGTCATTTCTCTGTCCACTTCATCCTGTTTCAAAGCGAGAAtattaaacacgaagacgcactatgaAAGGGGGTGCTTCACGtactgcttttgttcgaattcattcaagcactaCTGATTacttattcaagatggtgaTAAACGAACAGAAAAGATATTTGTTGTCCCGAAAAAAAAGGGActattgattaaaaaaaaaagaacgacagatGACATTTTATGACATATTACGGGTACATTGCCATAAGGGACTTTTTCATTgtacaaattatcacagagctcggtTGCATCCACGGTTGCTTGATAAATCATTTGCGTGTGCCTGAGGCACCGCGCCTTTTATAATGCATCTTCGTGTATTAACATCAATTTTGATTGAGCACGTACTTCctgcttttaattttctttattctgtGGCACTTGAGTTCATAATACGACTGTAATGCTCTTAACTTCTGAAGTTCACCTCTTCGCTCCTTTGCCTGCACAAAAAAGCGAACCAAATGTTTTTTAAACGTTTCTTTTCTAAACTGCTTTGTTAAAATGTTTAAAGTGCGATTTGTGGCTTTCACCAATGTCTTTCATGGAAGATGTTAAAGAAAGCgatcctttattttgtctaaCAAATCTACCGGGAGCGTACACGAAATATTCAATTGGGGCTACTTTGGACTCGAAGTACACGAGTTATCGATTGGCACCTTTAGATGTGAGGACAAGGAAGACTACGAttacgagttttccgttctgagcacgcgcacttcgaaaaatgtcggcctccaaaccttacgcgcatgctcagtacggaaaactcgtactcgtagtcgtccccccccccccccccttcccttgggggtgcagggatggcgcagtggtttgcctcctaccaatgtggctcgggttcgatttccagatccggcgtcatacgtgggttgagtttgttggttctctactctgcaccaagaggtttttgaCTTGCATGCATTGTTGCATGCATGGATTTTGACTTACGtgtattgttcatttcagtttacagtgtccccaattagagctccagcgctagaacgacttgacacttaaataaagttcctttccttcccttttTCCGACCTAAAGTGCTACAATGATccaaaaatcacttcctttttttcatcaGATTTTTTAAGTGTGTTTACTTAatacctgactggcaaaattttgagctttgatttttatccaaaggctgatTACTccaagtgtaagttttggatttcacggtccgccattgctcTAGTTCAAaactcagagggttggatcgagGGAAAAGTGAGCTCATttactcactggcttaaaattttagagtgtaaatgcagcttattatatatataaaacacgagcttaaaagtctgaaagtccGAAACTCctttgctgcatattaattcagccgtgtACAGACGCATTCCCTTCTTTAAACTAGTGAGACGTCATTTTtgcctcgatccagctctctcaagatttttaaGTTactaatggcggaccattaaatag encodes:
- the LOC137996413 gene encoding U3 small nucleolar RNA-associated protein 14 homolog A-like isoform X3; the protein is MKRELKYSSNMATAMALKIAPVVNSDDIIVHENSLESASEDEQDSGDEKKHADLLKDISSLGSSGEKRNKHLPQRSEPSNKVSEFHLSAVKDKEEQVELSDLIGSLSKSSEHGKLKKKLVGMQKNSGTLDVPLSKPEAQKIQRIIAYGQAKQDVHKWAPTVKKNREAEHLAFPLKPFTPPVPTLRGLAVNFKPRTPLEEEIAAVLKGSSHVLEREKKELTADEERALLAMDFEEAKERRGELQKLRALQSYYELKCHRIKKIKSRKYRRVKRKAEMRAAAKMPADEDQQNDEDTTEVQEKADQRRALERVSLKHRNTTKWARYLMKKGSKSAEAKKLLQEQLRISRTLTEKDAIESESEEESTEVTAAELEEIEKDLEDVEEAYGNLLTSEDNPWRLDSLGARPHPPEASADGMECDSSTKLHRLQPIRTEEANLNDDEGSADDDEEMESEDEFEVKLVKSAESRKKKSGGEPDSVGAKKGKKRKSEIVLPNARENAKKTSKVNKTDKFGGGSAEKSSDNNDNADACSSDKEGISLKKNKKGKKFRKRNTSDKSKGKTEKLVLESNVSTEKTVDNDVKDVDECGNKADRSHKGNKNFVETERCTPNDIRVDPKKIFRIEDQGNASEENEDTVQQKRIDIQQAFANDDVVEEFVQEKSDIVKASEPKDVDLSLPGWGSWAGAGIKPSEAKKKRFIKKADPAPPRKDKDLSHVIINEEKSKLFSKTQVSEVPYPYDNHVQFERSMRNPVGKHWNTGTAVNQLTKPRVSTLIGTIIEPIKATKEIKRSRHEDNEKKKKETQSSGIAIHG
- the LOC137996413 gene encoding U3 small nucleolar RNA-associated protein 14 homolog A-like isoform X1, which gives rise to MKRELKYSSNMATAMALKIAPVVNSDDIIVHENSLESASEDEQDSGDEKKHADLLKDISSLGSSGEKRNKHLPQRSEPSNKVSEFHLSAVKDKEEQVELSDLIGSLSKSSEHGKLKKKLVGMQKNSGTLDVPLSKPEAQKIQRIIAYGQAKQDVHKWAPTVKKNREAEHLAFPLKPFTPPVPTLRGLAVNFKPRTPLEEEIAAVLKGSSHVLEREKKELTADEERALLAMDFEEAKERRGELQKLRALQSYYELKCHRIKKIKSRKYRRVKRKAEMRAAAKMPADEDQQNDEDTTEVQEKADQRRALERVSLKHRNTTKWARYLMKKGSKSAEAKKLLQEQLRISRTLTEKDAIESESEEESTEVTAAELEEIEKDLEDVEEAYGNLLTSEDNPWRLDSLGARPHPPEASADGMECGCVYFSDSSTKLHRLQPIRTEEANLNDDEGSADDDEEMESEDEFEVKLVKSAESRKKKSGGEPDSVGAKKGKKRKSEIVLPNARENAKKTSKVNKTDKFGGGSAEKSSDNNDNADACSSDKEGISLKKNKKGKKFRKRNTSDKSKGKTEKLVLESNVSTEKTVDNDVKDVDECGNKADRSHKGNKNFVETERCTPNDIRVDPKKIFRIEDQGNASEENEDTVQQKRIDIQQAFANDDVVEEFVQEKSDIVKASEPKDVDLSLPGWGSWAGAGIKPSEAKKKRFIKKADPAPPRKDKDLSHVIINEEKSKLFSKTQVSEVPYPYDNHVQFERSMRNPVGKHWNTGTAVNQLTKPRVSTLIGTIIEPIKATKEIKRSRHEDNEKKKKETQSSGIAIHG
- the LOC137996413 gene encoding U3 small nucleolar RNA-associated protein 14 homolog A-like isoform X2; protein product: MKRELKYSSNMATAMALKIAPVVNSDDIIVHENSLESASEDEQDSGDEKKHADLLKDISSLGSSGEKRNKHLPQRSEPSNKVSEFHLSAVKDKEEQVELSDLIGSLSKSSEHGKLKKKLVGMQKNSGTLDVPLSKPEAQKIQRIIAYGQAKQDVHKWAPTVKKNREAEHLAFPLKPFTPPVPTLRGLAVNFKPRTPLEEEIAAVLKGSSHVLEREKKELTADEERALLAMDFEEAKERRGELQKLRALQSYYELKCHRIKKIKSRKYRRVKRKAEMRAAAKMPADEDQQNDEDTTEVQEKADQRRALERVSLKHRNTTKWARYLMKKGSKSAEAKKLLQEQLRISRTLTEKDAIESESEEESTEVTAAELEEIEKDLEDVEEAYGNLLTSEDNPWRLDSLGARPHPPEASADGCVYFSDSSTKLHRLQPIRTEEANLNDDEGSADDDEEMESEDEFEVKLVKSAESRKKKSGGEPDSVGAKKGKKRKSEIVLPNARENAKKTSKVNKTDKFGGGSAEKSSDNNDNADACSSDKEGISLKKNKKGKKFRKRNTSDKSKGKTEKLVLESNVSTEKTVDNDVKDVDECGNKADRSHKGNKNFVETERCTPNDIRVDPKKIFRIEDQGNASEENEDTVQQKRIDIQQAFANDDVVEEFVQEKSDIVKASEPKDVDLSLPGWGSWAGAGIKPSEAKKKRFIKKADPAPPRKDKDLSHVIINEEKSKLFSKTQVSEVPYPYDNHVQFERSMRNPVGKHWNTGTAVNQLTKPRVSTLIGTIIEPIKATKEIKRSRHEDNEKKKKETQSSGIAIHG
- the LOC137996413 gene encoding U3 small nucleolar RNA-associated protein 14 homolog A-like isoform X4 encodes the protein MKRELKYSSNMATAMALKIAPVVNSDDIIVHENSLESASEDEQDSGDEKKHADLLKDISSLGSSGEKRNKHLPQRSEPSNKVSEFHLSAVKDKEEQVELSDLIGSLSKSSEHGKLKKKLVGMQKNSGTLDVPLSKPEAQKIQRIIAYGQAKQDVHKWAPTVKKNREAEHLAFPLKPFTPPVPTLRGLAVNFKPRTPLEEEIAAVLKGSSHVLEREKKELTADEERALLAMDFEEAKERRGELQKLRALQSYYELKCHRIKKIKSRKYRRVKRKAEMRAAAKMPADEDQQNDEDTTEVQEKADQRRALERVSLKHRNTTKWARYLMKKGSKSAEAKKLLQEQLRISRTLTEKDAIESESEEESTEVTAAELEEIEKDLEDVEEAYGNLLTSEDNPWRLDSLGARPHPPEASADDSSTKLHRLQPIRTEEANLNDDEGSADDDEEMESEDEFEVKLVKSAESRKKKSGGEPDSVGAKKGKKRKSEIVLPNARENAKKTSKVNKTDKFGGGSAEKSSDNNDNADACSSDKEGISLKKNKKGKKFRKRNTSDKSKGKTEKLVLESNVSTEKTVDNDVKDVDECGNKADRSHKGNKNFVETERCTPNDIRVDPKKIFRIEDQGNASEENEDTVQQKRIDIQQAFANDDVVEEFVQEKSDIVKASEPKDVDLSLPGWGSWAGAGIKPSEAKKKRFIKKADPAPPRKDKDLSHVIINEEKSKLFSKTQVSEVPYPYDNHVQFERSMRNPVGKHWNTGTAVNQLTKPRVSTLIGTIIEPIKATKEIKRSRHEDNEKKKKETQSSGIAIHG